The following proteins come from a genomic window of Campylobacter concisus:
- the tssJ gene encoding type VI secretion system lipoprotein TssJ: protein MKKIFKFLSFLVFMLFLTGCAKDLIISNMPNSNLNYHGDNVPITIIAYKLRDVAKFKEASIIDLAERNGEILGYDKIDSIKTQIQPNTNRYAFTNVYPDEVPYVGILVLYADQSKTNIKAYKATKEIKEKNIVFEITKNGVNVLDASSSKIQASK from the coding sequence ATGAAAAAAATATTTAAATTTCTATCTTTTTTAGTATTTATGCTATTTCTTACAGGATGTGCAAAAGATCTTATTATAAGCAATATGCCAAATTCAAATTTAAACTATCATGGCGATAATGTTCCTATAACTATCATAGCTTATAAATTAAGAGATGTGGCTAAATTTAAAGAAGCTAGCATTATCGATCTAGCCGAGAGAAATGGTGAAATACTAGGCTATGACAAGATTGACTCTATAAAAACACAAATTCAGCCAAATACAAATAGATATGCTTTTACAAATGTATATCCTGACGAGGTTCCGTATGTTGGTATTTTGGTACTTTATGCTGATCAGAGCAAGACAAATATCAAGGCTTACAAAGCCACAAAAGAGATAAAAGAAAAAAATATAGTTTTTGAAATAACAAAAAATGGCGTAAATGTTTTAGACGCTAGTAGCTCTAAAATACAAGCAAGCAAATAA